Proteins from one Fragaria vesca subsp. vesca linkage group LG6, FraVesHawaii_1.0, whole genome shotgun sequence genomic window:
- the LOC101307521 gene encoding uncharacterized protein LOC101307521, producing MNIMETIQIKTLLPPVNRLPESHYKTKKILGDLGLDYVKIHAFKNNCMLFYGDYKHAIYCPICNGPRYDGEASSNKGKPVPVMVLRYFPLTPRLQHLYMSSETVEEMRWHGLPREDDGVLRHPSDEEAWKSFDSSFPYFGEDVRNVRLGLATDGFNPSGNMTLSQIFGLLFQCRTTYHRGCV from the coding sequence ATGAACATTATGGAGACTATTCAAATCAAAACTTTGCTTCCTCCTGTAAATAGACTTCCTGAGAGTCATTATAAGACAAAAAAGATCTTGGGTGACCTCGGCCTTGATTATGTGAAGATCCATGCCTTCAAGAATAATTGCATGCTCTTTTACGGAGATTACAAGCATGCTATTTACTGTCCCATTTGCAATGGGCCGAGGTATGATGGGGAGGCTTCTTCAAATAAAGGGAAACCTGTTCCTGTAATGGTGCTTCGTTATTTCCCGTTAACTCCGAGATTGCAGCATTTGTATATGTCATCAGAGACTGTAGAGGAGATGAGATGGCACGGTCTTCCTAGGGAAGATGACGGTGTTCTGAGACACCCCTCAGATGAGGAGGCTTGGAAATCTTTTGACTCATCATTTCCTTATTTTGGGGAAGACGTTCGAAATGTAAGGCTCGGACTAGCAACAGACGGGTTCAATCCTAGCGGCAATATGACTCTGTCTCAAATATTTGGCCTGTTATTTCAATGCCGTACAACTTACCACCGTGGATGTGTATGA